In Acomys russatus chromosome 9, mAcoRus1.1, whole genome shotgun sequence, the following are encoded in one genomic region:
- the Tas2r1 gene encoding taste receptor type 2 member 1: MLEGHMLFLFLVVVLQFITGVLANGLIVVVSAIDLITRSKMAPLDLLLSCLATSRIILQLYILFAQLWLFCLVNPSLFTDSINFVFFVNELNLWFATWLGVFYCVKIATIPHPLFLWLKMRISRLVPWLILGSVLCTAITAFIHSRAISTIPKELFINLFAKNATQVRWVYAMPLSIFILGLSLPLLIFLTAVLLLIFSLWNHSRQMRATVGTRVSSRHALISSMLSVMSFLILYFSHYMVAILVSIQGVEFGSTAFLICTLVVGMYPSLHSIVLILGNPKLKQNAKMFTVHCKCHCERTWITSRSLGLSD, translated from the coding sequence atgctggaaGGTCATATGCTCTTCCTCTTTCTGGTAGTGGTGTTGCAGTTTATCACTGGGGTCCTGGCAAATGGCCTCATTGTGGTTGTCAGTGCCATTGATCTGATCACTCGGAGTAAAATGGCACCATTGGATCTGCTTCTTTCTTGCCTGGCAACTTCTCGGATCATTCTGCAGTTGTACATCCTGTTTGCACAACTGTGGCTATTCTGTTTGGTGAACCCCTCTTTATTTACTGATAGtattaactttgttttctttgtaaatgagTTGAATCTTTGGTTTGCCACATGGCTTGGTGTTTTCTATTGTGTCAAGATTGCTACCATCCCTCACCCACTCTTCTTGTGGCTGAAGATGAGGATATCCAGGTTGGTACCATGGCTGATCCTGGGGTCTGTGCTCTGTACAGCTATTACTGCTTTCATTCACAGCAGAGCGATATCAACAATCCCTAAAGAACTCTTTATAAACCTCTTTGCTAAAAATGCAACTCAGGTCAGATGGGTATATGCCATGCCACTCTCCATCTTCATCCTTGGGCTCTCACTGCCATTGCTCATCTTCCTTACTGCTGTTCTGCTCTTGATCTTCTCCTTGTGGAACCATAGCCGGCAGATGAGGGCTACCGTGGGCACCAGGGTATCCAGCAGACATGCTCTCATCAGTTCAATGCTGTCTGTTATGTCATTCCTCATCCTCTATTTCTCCCACTACATGGTAGCTATTCTTGTCTCTATTCAAGGCGTCGAGTTTGGAAGCACAGCCTTTCTAATCTGTACATTGGTGGTTGGTATGTACCCCTCACTACACTCAATTGTCTTAATTCTAGGGAATCCTAAGctgaaacaaaatgcaaaaatgtTCACTGTCCATTGTAAATGTCATTGTGAGAGAACTTGGATCACTTCAAGGAGCCTGGGGCTCAGTGACTAG